In Chloroflexota bacterium, one genomic interval encodes:
- a CDS encoding quinate 5-dehydrogenase, producing the protein MKRVVSISLGSSIRDKRVELEFMGERVLIERIGCDGDEQMARRLYKELDGKVDAFGVGGIDLNVRVFDRYYPIYGARKLIADVRHTPVVDGDGVRRIVERQLAQHVESQIGDEIQPKRVMITTAVDRFDMALSFHEAGYEATYCDFMFALGLPIPIHSLRSLRILAALLLPVLGRLPLSMLYPTGAKQQEIVPKFGRWYQWATVIAGDFNYIKRHIPDRLDGKVIVTNTTTEADMDLLRDRGVKYLVTSTPRLNGRTFGTNVMEALLTALAGKGRPLTHEELLEMMRHVDITPTVTRLN; encoded by the coding sequence ATGAAACGGGTTGTGAGCATCAGCCTGGGCAGCTCGATCCGGGACAAGCGGGTTGAGCTGGAGTTCATGGGAGAGCGCGTCCTCATCGAGCGCATCGGCTGTGACGGCGACGAGCAGATGGCGCGACGCCTGTACAAAGAGCTGGACGGCAAAGTGGACGCGTTCGGGGTGGGGGGCATTGACCTGAACGTGCGCGTGTTCGACCGCTATTATCCCATTTACGGCGCTCGCAAGCTGATCGCCGACGTGCGACACACCCCCGTCGTCGACGGGGACGGCGTACGCCGGATCGTGGAACGACAGCTCGCCCAACACGTGGAGTCCCAGATCGGCGACGAGATCCAGCCGAAGCGGGTTATGATCACGACCGCGGTGGATCGGTTCGACATGGCGCTCTCCTTCCACGAGGCGGGATACGAGGCCACTTACTGCGACTTCATGTTCGCGCTGGGCTTGCCCATCCCGATCCACTCCCTGCGCTCGCTTCGTATCCTGGCGGCCCTCCTCCTGCCGGTCCTGGGACGTCTGCCGCTGAGCATGTTGTATCCCACCGGCGCCAAGCAGCAAGAGATCGTCCCCAAATTCGGCCGCTGGTATCAGTGGGCCACCGTCATCGCCGGTGATTTCAACTACATCAAGCGACACATCCCCGACCGCCTGGACGGGAAGGTGATCGTCACTAACACCACCACCGAGGCGGACATGGACCTCCTGCGCGATCGGGGCGTGAAGTACCTGGTGACCTCTACCCCCCGGCTGAACGGCCGCACCTTCGGCACCAACGTGATGGAAGCACTCCTGACGGCGTTGGCCGGCAAGGGACGCCCGCTGACACACGAGGAGCTGTTGGAGATGATGCGGCACGTGGACATCACCCCGACGGTCACCCGCCTCAACTGA